CTCAGATATTTATTTACCATTAGATGTACTTCCAAAATTATCCGGAAATAAATTTTATTATCACGAAGTCGTCGGATTTACAATTACGGATATACATTTTGGAAGTGTAGGTAAAATCATAGCTATTAACGATAGAACTGCACAACCTCTTTTTGAGATAGAGAGAGAAGGTAAGGAGATTTTTATCCCCATAACCGATGATTTTATCAAAAAGGTAGATAGAAAACAAAAAACAATTACTGTTGAGACACCGGAAGGATTGATCGATTTATATATAAGTTAAACATATATTTTTGAGAAACTATCAAAACCCTTTATTGTCAACGATAGTAAATTAGAGAGGTGGCCGAGTGGTCTAAGGCGCACGCCTGGAAAGTGTGTATACCTCAAAAGGGTATCGAGGGTTCGAATCCCTTCCTCTCTGCTAAATAGTTAACCCTTAAAAATAGGCTATTTGTTGATTAGGTTTTATTATTAGAGTCCGATTTTTCTCTAACAAATTTTTGCACAGGTAACCAAAGATATTAAGAATAAGCCAAAGGATTTCTTATTTTTGCGCTGTTACGTTTTTGAGCGTAACACTTTTTCTTTTTCATAGCAATTTTTCCCGCTCACTTTTGAGGGATCAAGCAAAAAAGTTGTGGGGAAGACTTGAATAAAAATTTTATCATTTCAGATTTTTTTTAAATGAATATCCATTAAATAACTGTTTATTAAGTTTTTAAACTCTATTGAATGATGTTTTTGCGATTGACTCAACTTAAATGTTTTCAATAATATCTTTAAAATCCCACAAGTTTTCGGATTGATCCCTTTTGAGCGGGTTTTTATTTTTTAAAGAAATTGGCAACTGTATACAAGTTGGGATAAGACATCTCAGATATTGATTATTGACAATACAAATACAGAGAATATACCTATTTTGCAAAACCCAAATTGCTCCTTGGAAAACACAAAGAAAAAATAGTAGAAAAACCAAGGCAATCCGTAGGCATTTTAGATTACCTTGGTGGACTTATAATAGCACTAAAAAAGTGCATTAAGATTTATTATTAAGGATTCTCTGTTTTTGTTGTTTTTGAAAATCAATTTCCTTTTGTTTTTTACTGGCTAACTGCCAAATGGCTGCTTCAATATCCGAGTTTTTGCGAATGCCCTGAAAGACCATTCTAACGTATTGCACATTGTGGGGTTCTCCATTTCTGTTTAGAACCATTTTCTGGGATAAGATATTTAAAACATCCTCAGCATAATGCCCTTGAAACAAATCTTTCAATTGCTTCCTTTCTAATTTTGTAATCATAGTAATTCTTATTTGGCATTAGTAATAATTGTTGTTATATTGTTAATGTTTTATGATTTACAATATAAGAAAGTAAAATTACAAATCAAAAGATAATGAAAAATATATTTTCAAATATTAAAGAAAGAGTAGTAGAAATTGCTGAAAAACAGTCAATTACTAAAGAAGAATTTTTTCGAAGTATAGGAATGACTTCAGCAAATTTTAGAGGAAAAGCTAAAAACTCACCTTTAAATTCCAACGCCATTGTAAATATAGTTACAAAATATCCCGATACAAATCTTCACTGGTTGCTATTCGGAGATAGCAATTTGGCAGAAGAACCGGCAAAACAATACGAATTGCAAAACAAAACTTCGGATGATAAAGATAAATTGATTGAAGTATTATTAGAACAAATAACAGAATTAAAATCGGATAAAGAAACACTTAAGAAATTATTAGGACTTCAAAACGAATAGCTGTTATTACCTGTTGTGCATTATGATTTAGGACAAAAAAGTTGTTCATCTTACTGAAAATCAGTAAATTGATTTAATCACAAATCATTTATAATGAACAACTTAAATGCAAATTACGAAAGAATATTGGAAGTATTAAGAAAAATATTAAAAGAACAACTTTTAATTTATCAAAGGCGTGAACCTAAACTTAGTGATTTAGAACTCATCAGTTTAAGTTTAACGGTAGAATTTATGGGAATTGATAGCGAGAATGATTTGTTTAGGAAACTCCCAATTGCAATTTACCAGAAAATAGAACGAAGTGTTTATAACAAAAGAAGGCGTAGATTATTAGATCATTTGGACAGTATTCGATTAAAATTAGCTTCCTACTTTAATGAATTTGAGAATTATTTTATCGTTGACAGTATGCCTTTGGAAGTTTGCAAATTATCAAGGAGTTATCGTTCTAAAATCTGCAAAGAAACAATGCATACCTTTCCAGACAAAGGTTATTGTGCATCTCAAGGTACTAATTATTACGGGTATAAGTTGCACGCAATTTGTTCTGTGAGCGGTGTTTTTCAGAGTATCGATTTTAGTCCAGCATCTGTACATGATATCAATTATCTTAAAGCGGTTAAAATGCAGATTAAAAGCGCTACTTTAATTGGTGATAGAGGATATTTATCCGCAGAAGTTCAACTTAATTTATTTGAAACCTATGATATTAAATTAAATACACCAATGAGAAATAATCAAAATCAGTATAAGAAACAAGCTTATATTTTTAGAAAATCTAGAAAACGTATAGAAACTTTGTTCTCACAATTATATGGGATCAATCTCAAAAGTTGTGTGTGAATTTAAAATAGTATTGTGATCTTTGTAAAAAAAGGAGGTTGGATACTTATATAGATTTACTAAAATTAATTTTACCAGAGTTGTTAGTTGAACATTTTGATTTGTCAAAACATAGTGTTGAAAATGAAGTGATGCATTTGTATTTTGAAGAACGTAACATAGTTCCCAAAGAAGAATCAGAACGTATCTTGATAGCTCACGGATTTCATAAAGAGCTTACCATTCAAGACTTTCCATTACGAGGCAACACAGTATATCTTCACATTAAACGTCGTAGATGGTTAGATAGGAAGACCAAACAAATTGTACAAAGAGATTGGAATTTAGTAGCACAGGGGACTCGAATGACAGAGCAGTTCGCTGCTTTTTTAAAAGAAATTAGTAGATAGAGAAACCAGTGATTGTAGAACTATAGGTAGATTTTACGGAGTTGATGGTAAAAAACTTGGACGTCAATATCGTGATTATTTAAGTGAGTTTAAACAATGGAAACAAAAAAAACATGCTAAAGAGTGGCATGTTTTTCCTGAAAATATAGGTGCTTATTTATCTATTGATGAAACAGCATTGTCTAAAGGAGAACTCTACACCATTATTACCAATAAAAAAGCCAAAGGTAAAAAAGGAGCTATTGTAGGGGTTTTTGCAGGCACTAAGATAGAACCCATTATAGAACAGTTACTTAAAATATCCTCTAAAAAAAGAAACAAAGTCAAAGAAATTACACTAGATATGGCGAACTCTATGAAAAATATAGCCAAAACATGTTTCCCTAAGGCCATACAAGTAACTGATAGATTCCATGTGCAAAAACTAGCTCTAGAAGCGCTACAAGATATTAGAATAAAACATCGATGGAATGCAATAGACCTAGAAAATGACCTAATCAAGTTAGCAAAAACAAAAGGTAAAGAGTATCAACCTGAGATATTTGACAATGGGGACACTAGAAAACAACTCTTAGCTAGAAGTAGATATTTACTCTATAAATCTCCTGAAAAATGGACACAAAATCAATATCTAAGAAGCAAAATACTTTTTGAAAAATATCCTGATATTCAAAAGGCTTTTAACTTAAATCAGAGCCTTAGAAATATATTCAATACAGCTAAATCAATACAAATTGCATATACAAAACTAGCACATTGGTATAATGATGTAGAAAAATCTGGTTTTAAAGCTTTTAATACAATAGCAAATACAATTTCTATAAATTATCGGTCAATACTCAATTATTTTATCAATCGGAGTACAAATGCTTCTGCTGAATCTTTTAATGCTAAGATTAAAGCCTTTAGAGCGCAGTTTAGAGGTGTTAAAAATGTAGAATTCTTCCTGTTCAGATTAACACAAATTTTTGCCTAAAACACAACAATTAGTCTTGATCCATTATATGACCAGTTTATGATTCGAAGAAACTATGCTAAAACTTTTGAAGGATTTAAAACAAGAATAATATCTAAGATATCTGCTTTAACTGTAATTCAATACATCAACAAATTTTTCTTTGATAGAAATATCAACAATATTAAAATCAGCATTATTTAAAATGCACAACAGGTGTTATTATTATTTTTTACTTTAAAAAAGCTTTTTTTACAGACTTTTAACCGAAACTTTCCAGCTTTAAAACTTTTACATTTTCCAGCTTTTACAATCATAGTAATTCTTATTTGACATTAGTAATAATTGTTGTTATATTGTTACTGTTTTATGGTCCGCAATCTAAGAAAATAAAATTACAAATCAAAAGATAATGAAAAATATATTTTCAAATATTAAAGAAAGAGTAGTAGAAATTGCTGAAAAACAATCGATTACTAAGGAAGAATTTTTTAGTAGTATAGGAATGACTTCAGCAAATTTTAGGGGAAAAGCAAAAAACTCTCCTTTAAATTCCAATGCTATCGTAAATATAGTTACAAAATATCCCGATACAGATCTTCACTGGTTGCTATTCGGAGATAGTAATTTGGCGGAAGAAGAACCATTAAAACAGTACAAATCACCAAACAAAGCTTCAGACGATAAAGATAAACTGATCGAAGTATTATTAGAACAGATAACAGAATTAAAATCAGATAAAGAAATACTTAAGAAATTATTAGGACTTCATAACGAATAGCTGCCATATTATTTTTATTTTCTTTAAAAAATGGCATCTCCTTAACTTTAAAAGTGTTTTTTACAGATTTTTAACCCGAAACTTTTACATTTTTCAACTTTAAAACCGCATCCTATACAATTTTGAAAAAACCTCAACCATTCCAATTTAAAAAATTTGCTATCCATCAGGATAAAACGGCTATGAAAGTGGGAACAGATGGTGTTTTGCTAGGTGCCTGGTGTTCAATAGACCACAGTCCGAAAACAATTTTAGACATAGGTTCCGGAACAGGGGTTATTACATTGATGCTCGCTCAGCGTTGTAGTAATGCGATTGTTAATGCCGTAGAAATTGATAAAAAAGCGTATCAACAATCAGTAGAAAATTTTAAACGATCAAACTGGAGCCACCGGTTATTTTGTTACCATAGCGCTTTTCAGGATTTTACCCAAAAAATGGTAAAAGAAGCATACGATCTCATTATTTCCAACCCTCCTTTTTATTCGGATGCCTACGAAACAAAAGATACTGCAAGAAACAAAGCCAGGTTTACTTCATCTCTGTCGTTTCGGGAATTGATTACAAGAGCAACAAACCTGCTTTCTGCAACAGGGAAATTTGCCGTCATTCTTCCATATAAAGAAGAACAAAGGTTTATTGCATCTGCTTTGGAAAATAAGTTATTTCCAAATAAAGTTTGCAGCGTAAAAGGAACCCCGTATTCCAGAACCAAACGGAGTTTGTTAGAATTTTCTTTTGGAAAAAAAGAAATAATAGAAGAGCAGTTGATTATTGAAACTGCCCGCCATCAGTATACTCAAAAATATATGGAATTGACAAAAGGTTTTTATTTAAAATTATAATTGTTATTCAGCTAATACTCCATCCCTTTTTTTACCCTGCTATATTTTCCGGATTGTACCCCAAATAGGGCACTTTTTTTCGTAAAATTGAATTCCATATGCTTCCAATTCCCGTAAAATAGGAACATACACTTCTTTAGTGATAGGAATTTGAACACCCGGAGTGGTAATCTCTTTATTTAATATCTTTAAAGAAGCAATCGCAACAGGTAACCCTACTGTTTTAGCCATGGCAGTAAAAGTTTGATTTTCTCCTTTTACTATCAGGCTGCTTTCTATTTGACGTTTTTCACCATCAATTTCATAACCGAATTTATGATGCATCACAATCATGTCTTTGTCCTCTTCTTGTAATGTCCAGGAATCAGATACTATTTTTTGCAGCATTTGCGCCGGGGTTGCATTTTTCAGACCTATTTTTTTATTAGGATTGAAGAGGTCTAGCTCAACTAACTTATCCCACATTACATCATCTTGATCGATTTTTAAATAGGAACGCAATTTTAACTCTACGGAATCATTTGGAGAATAGGCTAAAAACAAGTTTACAAAATCACGATAACTCATATTTTCAGAACCTTCTATGGTATACGTGTCGTCTGTCATCCCCAGTTGAATAAAAATATTCCAGGCCCTGGAAAAACCAACTTTTCTGATAGTACCTCTATACATGGTTGGAATGTCTTCCAAACCATACACATTTCTGTATTTCAGTGAGTCGCGATTTGCATACGCTTCAAATTTTTCATTTCCATTTAGTGTTAAAAATTCTGTTCTCCGAAATAATTTATGGTAAGGAATATACTTATAAGTACCTTCCTGAATAAACATGGCAGCAGTACCTTGCCCGGCAATAACTACATTTCGGGGATTCCAGGTAAATTTGTAATTCCAAAGATTATC
This window of the Flavobacteriaceae bacterium genome carries:
- the rimM gene encoding 16S rRNA processing protein RimM; translation: MRKEECFYLGKIVRKYSFKGAVVVKLDTDEPELYENIESVFVELGTNLIPIFIKKSSLHKRNQLRVQFENLHTEAEADSILNSDIYLPLDVLPKLSGNKFYYHEVVGFTITDIHFGSVGKIIAINDRTAQPLFEIEREGKEIFIPITDDFIKKVDRKQKTITVETPEGLIDLYIS
- a CDS encoding IS982 family transposase encodes the protein MNNLNANYERILEVLRKILKEQLLIYQRREPKLSDLELISLSLTVEFMGIDSENDLFRKLPIAIYQKIERSVYNKRRRRLLDHLDSIRLKLASYFNEFENYFIVDSMPLEVCKLSRSYRSKICKETMHTFPDKGYCASQGTNYYGYKLHAICSVSGVFQSIDFSPASVHDINYLKAVKMQIKSATLIGDRGYLSAEVQLNLFETYDIKLNTPMRNNQNQYKKQAYIFRKSRKRIETLFSQLYGINLKSCV
- a CDS encoding transposase, with translation MDTYIDLLKLILPELLVEHFDLSKHSVENEVMHLYFEERNIVPKEESERILIAHGFHKELTIQDFPLRGNTVYLHIKRRRWLDRKTKQIVQRDWNLVAQGTRMTEQFAAFLKEISR
- a CDS encoding DDE transposase translates to MGRFYGVDGKKLGRQYRDYLSEFKQWKQKKHAKEWHVFPENIGAYLSIDETALSKGELYTIITNKKAKGKKGAIVGVFAGTKIEPIIEQLLKISSKKRNKVKEITLDMANSMKNIAKTCFPKAIQVTDRFHVQKLALEALQDIRIKHRWNAIDLENDLIKLAKTKGKEYQPEIFDNGDTRKQLLARSRYLLYKSPEKWTQNQYLRSKILFEKYPDIQKAFNLNQSLRNIFNTAKSIQIAYTKLAHWYNDVEKSGFKAFNTIANTISINYRSILNYFINRSTNASAESFNAKIKAFRAQFRGVKNVEFFLFRLTQIFA
- a CDS encoding methyltransferase, giving the protein MKVGTDGVLLGAWCSIDHSPKTILDIGSGTGVITLMLAQRCSNAIVNAVEIDKKAYQQSVENFKRSNWSHRLFCYHSAFQDFTQKMVKEAYDLIISNPPFYSDAYETKDTARNKARFTSSLSFRELITRATNLLSATGKFAVILPYKEEQRFIASALENKLFPNKVCSVKGTPYSRTKRSLLEFSFGKKEIIEEQLIIETARHQYTQKYMELTKGFYLKL